A region from the Lolium perenne isolate Kyuss_39 chromosome 4, Kyuss_2.0, whole genome shotgun sequence genome encodes:
- the LOC127319664 gene encoding putative F-box/LRR-repeat protein 23: MDAAPPPVQKEPPAPRRSRDWSLLPLDALASVFVRLGAVDVLMAACLVCRSWLDAASVPDVWRVVDMESHEAVLTKDKAVLRAMAKAAVDRSDGQLRVFAGNEFVTDDLLKYIVKSSPSLATLRIISNCEDYTKQLVSVIKEAPLLELRCLELGDINPTVGEMLDLLRSCPLLQVFRVRGYHFDIWVTDERVPRTKFAGTEVMTGKWGDTQWRHVAMVEV, translated from the exons ATGGACGCTGCACCGCCGCCCGTGCAGAAGGAGCCGCCAGCGCCTCGACGATCCAGGGACTGGTCGCTGCTGCCCCTCGACGCGCTCGCCTCGGTCTTCGTCAGGCTCGGCGCCGTCGACGTGCTCATGGCCGCCTGCCTCGTGTGCCGCTCGTGGCTCGACGCGGCGAGCGTGCCAGACGTGTGGCGTGTTGTGGACATGGAGAGCCACGAGGCCGTGCTCACCAAGGACAAAGCCGTGCTGCGCGCAATGGCTAAAGCGGCCGTCGACCGTTCCGACGGTCAGCTTCGGGTGTTCGCCGGGAACGAGTTCGTCACCGATGACCTCCTAAAATATATCGTGAAAAG TTCGCCGTCACTGGCTACCCTTCGCATTATATCCAACTGCGAAGACTATACCAAACAGCTCGTCAGTGTGATAAAAGAGGCACCTTTGCTGGAGCTTCGTTGCCTTGAACTGGGCGACATTAACCCCACCGTGGGAGAAATGCTTGATCTCCTCCGCAGCTGTCCTCTCCTACAGGTATTTCGGGTGCGCGGCTACCATTTCGACATTTGGGTAACTGACGAGCGTGTCCCGCGAACGAAATTTGCCGGGACCGAGGTCATGACGGGCAAGTGGGGTGATACGCAGTGGCGACACGTGGCAATGGTAGAAGTATGA